Within the Sulfitobacter sp. JL08 genome, the region TGAGGCGCGCATCGGGCCGGTGGGCACCCGCGACGAAATCGGCGAGGTCGCTTCGCATCTGGATACGCTTCTGGATCAGGTGCGTGATCGCGATCAGGCATTGCGCAACTGGGCCGAAGAATTGAACACGCGGGTCGAACAACGCACCGAAGAATTGCGCGATGCAAACAAGAAACTGGAAACCACGTTCCAGCAGCTTGTCGTTTCAGAAAAACTGGCTTCGATCGGCGAAATCACTGCCGGTGTGGCGCATGAGATCAACAATCCTGTCGCGGTCATTCAGGGAAACGTGGATGTCATGCGCGCCGCACTGGGGGACAAGGCCGCGGACCTGAACACTGAATTCTCGTTGATCGACCGGCAGGTACAACGGATCAACGCTATTGTCGGCAAGCTTTTGCAGTTCGCCCGCCCCAGCGAATTCAGCGGAACGGCAGACTCTGTTGCGCTGGACGAAGTGATTGAAGATTGTCTGGTTCTGGTGGGCTATGGCATCAGCCAGACCGACACCACGGTGATCCGCGATTTTCAGGATGCACCCAATGTGATGATGGATCATGGCGAATTGCAGCAGGTCATCATCAACCTGCTTGTAAACGCCCTGCAGGCAATGGACGGAAGTGGCGTACTGACACTTCGGATCAAACCCCAGAGCCGAAACGACCGGCAAGGCGTATCCGTGGAAATCAAGGACAGTGGCGCCGGAATAGCCGACGACATTCTGGACAAGGTGTTTGATCCGTTCTTCACCACCAAGCCCGGCGAAGGTTCGGGATTGGGATTATCCATAAGCCAGACACTGGTACAACGCGCCGGCGGCCAGATCATGGCGCAGCATGGCAGTGATGGCGGTACTGTGTTTACGGTATGGTTGCCTTCAGCCGATGCGCCGCAGGCCTAATTCTCCCAAAGGGCGCACTTGCGGTCGATGGTCTTGCGCGACACACCCAACCGGCGCGCCGCTTCTGCACGGTTGCCGTTGCAGGCATCCAGAACGTGCATGATGTGCCGTTGTTCAACCAGTTCCAGGGTTTCAATGGCTTCGGTACCCGAAATCGCACCCGTACCGGCAAATTCGTCGGGAAATTCACCCAATATGACAGAGCGTTCGATGAGGTTGCGCAATTCGCGTACATTTCCGGGCCACGTGTAGCGCCGCAGCTTGAGCAGGACACTTTCGTTCAGGTCCAGTGCCGGTAAGCCCAGTGCGCGGGAAATCTGAGCCATGAACATCGCGGCGAGTTCAACCACATCGTCGCCCCGGTTTTCAAGCGTGGGCATTTCAATGTTCACAACGTTGATCCGGTGAAACAGATCGGCACGAAACGTCCCTGCATCGACGGCCTTGGGCAGATCTGCATTCGTCGCAAACAATATCCGCACGTTCAGCGGCAATTCACGCTCTGATCCGGAAGGCCTGACCTTGTGTTCTTCGACCACCCGCAACAGGGTTGCCTGCACCTGTGGCGGCAAATACGCGACTTCGTCCAGAAACAGCGTACCGCCATCCGCATGCAGAAACAGCCCTTCGGTGCGATGCTGATCATCATCGACGATCCCGAACAGTTCCTGCGCGATCCGGTCGGGGGACAATGCAGCGCAGTTGATCGGCACAAAGGGCTGACCAGCCCGGTCCGACATCGAATGCAATGTGCGCGCCGCGACCTCCTTGCCCGTACCACTTGCGCCCGTGAACAGCACAGAAGTGGGCAAGGGTGCCATTTTCACCAACAGATCGCGGACGCGGTTGAT harbors:
- a CDS encoding sigma-54-dependent transcriptional regulator, which encodes MQAKPAAADADAYGETLARASVLIVDDEPGMRNFLTKTLSPRCKRVEQAESADAAARRLDSNHFDLVVLDNIMPGKTGLQWLREQRRVGFFGDAILITAYADLETAITALRAGVADFVLKPFRANQITNAVARAMDRQRLRRENYLMRYELQSDDTGARGRLLGTSPQINRVRDLLVKMAPLPTSVLFTGASGTGKEVAARTLHSMSDRAGQPFVPINCAALSPDRIAQELFGIVDDDQHRTEGLFLHADGGTLFLDEVAYLPPQVQATLLRVVEEHKVRPSGSERELPLNVRILFATNADLPKAVDAGTFRADLFHRINVVNIEMPTLENRGDDVVELAAMFMAQISRALGLPALDLNESVLLKLRRYTWPGNVRELRNLIERSVILGEFPDEFAGTGAISGTEAIETLELVEQRHIMHVLDACNGNRAEAARRLGVSRKTIDRKCALWEN